A stretch of Porites lutea chromosome 5, jaPorLute2.1, whole genome shotgun sequence DNA encodes these proteins:
- the LOC140936596 gene encoding uncharacterized protein: MEDLIDALQKWLRRNHVESSKWEKHLFSQKQGDKLKPYCLFCRKQEHLSEDCTLVTALADRKKFFIDHNLCFYCGADQCRRRGCAKCRYKHHRSICDRPERESSNPDGVSLTVYSIYAEEKVLPAIIPVGIRGQVLWAYLDTGSGRNSISREAVKLVKLKPTRHETREILTVNGTKVQTTPIFDTHIKSLDGESCKEVEFTGSKLADFTRERRSDMNQLKLKYSHTQDKRFYMTSTGEHQIHLILGDGVYSRIRTERVFKGHPGEPLVEEITFGWVVHGEDEYGSGSSCMYLREVNDYEKLYSLDVLGVEDRGENDQLDVLRDFKDSVVRKQDGRYEVGFPWIPGATLTNTNEPLSRKRLENVERKLSRDKKLKGEYGGIIEEQLRAGVIEEAPQIPSGKRAFYMPHKPIVKQSAVTTKVRMVFDASAKPQPLTYSINDCMFTGPPLQPLLWDIMVRVQMSTSLLLGDIEKAFLQISVKEEDRDAVRFLFNLKGTEKHLRLTRVAFGVEASPFLMGATLQHHFEHQGSEFEETVRALKENTYVDNIMQTGGNVEKLMRFKEESTAILESARFPVPKWESNVKFLESEGMPNPSKILGHVWNKDDDTLELLAKPFPQEHPVTKRTILSYLGTVYDPLGIISPTMAEGKHIY, from the coding sequence ATGGAAGACCTGATTGATGCTCTGCAGAAATGGCTTAGGAGAAATCACGTCGAAAGCAgcaaatgggaaaaacacctgTTCTCACAGAAGCAAGGAGATAAGCTGAAACCCTATTGCCTTTTCTGCCGAAAACAAGAGCACTTGAGTGAGGACTGTACCCTAGTAACAGCATTAGCGGACAGGAAGAAGTTCTTCATAGATCacaatttatgtttttattgtgGAGCAGACCAGTGCCGTAGGCGTGGCTGCGCCAAGTGTAGATATAAACACCATAGAAGTATATGCGATAGACCGGAGAGGGAAAGCAGTAATCCAGATGGAGTGTCATTGACGGTCTACTCCATTTATGCAGAGGAGAAAGTGCTACCTGCAATTATTCCCGTCGGTATTCGGGGACAAGTGCTTTGGGCCTACCTAGATACAGGATCTGGACGCAATTCCATTTCACGTGAAGCAGTCAAGTTAGTAAAGTTGAAACCGACACGTCACGAGACTCGCGAAATCTTGACAGTCAATGGAACCAAAGTCCAGACAACGCCAATCTTTGACACCCATATTAAGTCCCTGGATGGGGAATCGTGTAAAGAGGTGGAATTCACCGGATCGAAGTTAGCTGATTTTACTAGAGAGAGAAGGTCAGACATGAATCAGCTGAAGTTGAAGTACTCACATACACAGGACAAGAGGTTCTACATGACGTCCACAGGAGAACATCAGATACACCTCATTCTCGGAGACGGTGTTTATAGCAGAATAAGGACGGAGAGAGTATTTAAAGGGCACCCGGGAGAGCCGCTGGTAGAGGAGATAACTTTCGGTTGGGTGGTCCATGGGGAAGACGAATATGGGAGTGGGAGCAGTTGCATGTACTTGAGAGAGGTTAATGACTATGAGAAACTGTACAGTTTGGATGTACTGGGAGTCGAGGACCGGGGAGAGAATGATCAGCTGGATGTTCTTCGTGACTTTAAAGACAGTGTTGTCAGAAAGCAAGATGGAAGGTATGAGGTTGGTTTCCCTTGGATACCGGGAGCTACATTAACGAACACAAATGAACCACTTAGCAGAAAGCGGCTTGAAAACGTGGAGAGAAAGCTGTCAAGAGATAAGAAACTGAAAGGAGAGTATGGTGGCATCATTGAAGAGCAACTCAGAGCAGGGGTAATCGAGGAAGCACCTCAGATTCCGTCTGGAAAACGTGCGTTCTACATGCCTCACAAGCCAATTGTAAAGCAGAGTGCAGTTACGACTAAGGTTCGCATGGTGTTTGACGCAAGTGCTAAGCCCCAGCCTTTGACTTACAGCATCAATGATTGCATGTTTACTGGTCCTCCGTTGCAGCCACTTCTCTGGGACATAATGGTTAGAGTGCAAATGTCCACAAGTCTGCTCCTTGGAGACATAGAAAAGGCGTTTCTCCAGATAAGTGTGAAGGAGGAGGATAGAGATGCAGTCAGATTCTTGTTCAACCTTAAAGGAACGGAGAAACATTTAAGACTTACACGTGTAGCTTTCGGAGTTGAAGCAAGCCCTTTCCTAATGGGAGCCACTCTGCAGCATCACTTTGAACATCaagggtcagaatttgaagagACAGTGAGAGCACTTAAGGAGAACACTTATGTTGACAATATCATGCAAACGGGAGGAAATGTAGAGAAACTCATGCGGTTCAAAGAAGAGAGTACTGCCATACTTGAGTCTGCCAGGTTTCCGGTGCCCAAGTGGGAATCTAATGTCAAGTTTCTTGAAAGTGAAGGCATGCCAAATCCAAGCAAGATCCTTGGACATGTGTGGAATAAGGATGATGACACACTGGAGCTGCTTGCAAAGCCTTTTCCACAAGAACATCCAGTGACCAAGCGCACCATACTCAGTTACCTAGGAACTGTCTATGACCCACTCGGGATAATCTCGCCCACCATGGCTGAGGGAAAGCATATTTATTGA